One Ranitomeya variabilis isolate aRanVar5 chromosome 5, aRanVar5.hap1, whole genome shotgun sequence DNA window includes the following coding sequences:
- the NAT16 gene encoding putative N-acetyltransferase 16 isoform X1: MRKAMHSYRGPRKPWLASKRQPGTAHASGHAAEQSHHSTCTATQRWQGTEQHPYRSPVISYYKDRSYSTSPHQVSSACLAYWWHWSPSPLSWLPHSLFFGVPGSSGLHMKIEAIPGAPQDGDLEFVLATEKEFEEVISMSHGIYAGLDYLPSRYHSWVNEKDRMVVLAKKEGDVIGLLSIFVVDGGETALLEGLRVAPWERGRGVAGVLQRFCCQLVKHRYPSVKVMRLTRDDKLSPKELNKYRVIAKQGILLVRFNAPEFSSRLSSIPLPAGPSRSSPPTLLSPDEVHAVFLERGGLLKDLLPNQTLIQDWQPFQALPGNYDLLRRKSLRWMTDDRVRPRVASLCTPPFPVPAGPLCFYLNIDVFGSGLRWAQEQLLSHLAAHVPLLPGDVKCQLFLPPNMWRPMADFCTSVLGFQLEKGYTEQYLLEADI, encoded by the exons atgCGGAAAGCCATGCACAGCtacagaggacctcgcaagccgtggctagcttccaagcggcagccagggaccgcacatgcgagtggccatgcagcagagcaaagtcatcacagcacatgtacagctacgcagcggtggcagggaactgagcagcatccatacag ATCTCCTGTGATATCTTATTACAAAGATCGATCTTACTCAACATCTCCTCATCAAGTGTCTTCTGCTTGTTTGGCTTACTGGTGGCATTGGTCTCCTTCACCACTTTCGTGGCTTCCTCACTCTCTTTTCTTTGGCGTTCCTGGCTCTTCTGGCCTCCACATGAAGATTGAAGCTATACCCggtgctcctcaggatggggatttggAATTTGTGCTAGCCACCGAGAAGGAATTTGAAGAAGTTATCTCTATGTCTCATGGGATCTATGCAGGCCTGGACTATCTGCCAAGTCGATACCACAGTTGGGTCAATGAGAAAGATCGAATGGTTGTGCTAGCCAAGAAGGAAGGAGATGTT attggcctcctttccaTATTTGTGGTAGACGGTGGGGAGACAGCTCTACTTGAAGGACTGCGAGTGGCACCATGGGAGCGAGGCAGAGGTGTTGCGGGGGTTCTTCAGAGGTTCTGCTGCCAATTGGTGAAACATCgatacccaagtgtcaaagtcatgAGATTGACGCGGGATGACAAGCTGTCTCCAAAGGAGCTTAACAAATATAGAGTCATTGCTAAACAG GGCATACTGCTTGTCCGTTTCAATGCTCCTGAGTTTTCCTCTCGTTTGTCCTCTATACCACTGCCTGCCGGGCCATCTCGTTCATCTCCACCTACCCTCTTGTCTCCTGATGAGGTCCATGCAGTTTTCCTGGAGCGTGGTGGCCTACTGAAAGACCTACTTCCCAACCAGACTCTAATCCAGGACTGGCAACCATTTCAGGCGCTTCCTGGGAATTATGACCTGCTACGTCGCAAGTCACTTCGTTGGATGACTGATGATAGAGTTCGACCTCGGGTGGCTTCTCTTTGCACCCCACCATTCCCAGTTCCGGCAGGGCCGCTCTGCTTCTACCTCAACATTGATGTATTTGGTTCTGGTTTGAGATGGGCCCAGGAGCAGTTATTATCTCATCTAGCTGCTCATGTTCCCTTGCTTCCAGGAGATGTAAAATGTCAGCTTTTCCTGCCCCCTAATATGTGGAGGCCCATGGCTGATTTTTGCACCTCCGTGCTGGGCTTTCAGCTGGAGAAAGGTTACACAGAGCAATACCTTCTAGAAGCAGATATATAG
- the NAT16 gene encoding putative N-acetyltransferase 16 isoform X2 codes for MKIEAIPGAPQDGDLEFVLATEKEFEEVISMSHGIYAGLDYLPSRYHSWVNEKDRMVVLAKKEGDVIGLLSIFVVDGGETALLEGLRVAPWERGRGVAGVLQRFCCQLVKHRYPSVKVMRLTRDDKLSPKELNKYRVIAKQGILLVRFNAPEFSSRLSSIPLPAGPSRSSPPTLLSPDEVHAVFLERGGLLKDLLPNQTLIQDWQPFQALPGNYDLLRRKSLRWMTDDRVRPRVASLCTPPFPVPAGPLCFYLNIDVFGSGLRWAQEQLLSHLAAHVPLLPGDVKCQLFLPPNMWRPMADFCTSVLGFQLEKGYTEQYLLEADI; via the exons ATGAAGATTGAAGCTATACCCggtgctcctcaggatggggatttggAATTTGTGCTAGCCACCGAGAAGGAATTTGAAGAAGTTATCTCTATGTCTCATGGGATCTATGCAGGCCTGGACTATCTGCCAAGTCGATACCACAGTTGGGTCAATGAGAAAGATCGAATGGTTGTGCTAGCCAAGAAGGAAGGAGATGTT attggcctcctttccaTATTTGTGGTAGACGGTGGGGAGACAGCTCTACTTGAAGGACTGCGAGTGGCACCATGGGAGCGAGGCAGAGGTGTTGCGGGGGTTCTTCAGAGGTTCTGCTGCCAATTGGTGAAACATCgatacccaagtgtcaaagtcatgAGATTGACGCGGGATGACAAGCTGTCTCCAAAGGAGCTTAACAAATATAGAGTCATTGCTAAACAG GGCATACTGCTTGTCCGTTTCAATGCTCCTGAGTTTTCCTCTCGTTTGTCCTCTATACCACTGCCTGCCGGGCCATCTCGTTCATCTCCACCTACCCTCTTGTCTCCTGATGAGGTCCATGCAGTTTTCCTGGAGCGTGGTGGCCTACTGAAAGACCTACTTCCCAACCAGACTCTAATCCAGGACTGGCAACCATTTCAGGCGCTTCCTGGGAATTATGACCTGCTACGTCGCAAGTCACTTCGTTGGATGACTGATGATAGAGTTCGACCTCGGGTGGCTTCTCTTTGCACCCCACCATTCCCAGTTCCGGCAGGGCCGCTCTGCTTCTACCTCAACATTGATGTATTTGGTTCTGGTTTGAGATGGGCCCAGGAGCAGTTATTATCTCATCTAGCTGCTCATGTTCCCTTGCTTCCAGGAGATGTAAAATGTCAGCTTTTCCTGCCCCCTAATATGTGGAGGCCCATGGCTGATTTTTGCACCTCCGTGCTGGGCTTTCAGCTGGAGAAAGGTTACACAGAGCAATACCTTCTAGAAGCAGATATATAG